gcttaatttaattacaaattgttccaatattaccttaaaattatgctgaaaaaacatttcttattctAAAATATCACTGTAGATTttgtaaatactgtatatatatatttatacagtatactCTCGGCGGAGTGCAAGTACTTTTTGCTGATTcagtgttttattgaaattaaattaaggctTATtggccacttatacaatttaatgtaaatatacagtatatatatatatatatattatatatatttatatattatatataaaatacatttgttctttttttctaaaactgtatgttttaaaaacaccatGTAATGTTAAAGGAAAAATATTGGGAATACACACTGTCACATTGAAACATCGAAAGACcaagaattataaatatagaatCCTTGAAATAAATGGTGAACATTTGCATTTCTCGAATATACAAATGGTCATCACTGTGGCACTTTAAAGCGTTAAAGTGAAATAGAAAATTCGATAGTACTAACCTCTAATGGCTTCATCAACAAAGAGAACCTTCTTTTTAGCAAGACTGCCTGTGGAGACAGCCATTACGTAAGGCACTTTTGTACGAGCCAGTCTCAGAGCTGATGACAGGCTTGGGGTGAGCTGTAATTTGGACAGTGATCTGCTTGTCCTCCTCTTCCTCTTCCTCTTCACAGGACGACAACAGTGACAGtgagtcttcagcagatgtagcTTGGATCTTTGGAATCCTGTGAACGCAACAAACTCCAGTTAACCATATTActacaatactaatataataactaattttagtaAAGCTTTCGACTGCCTCAATCACGATCACAGCTACTACAAAAACTAAGAGCCCTAGGCGTAGGAGGTAAAGAAGCAGATTGGTTTAAATGCTACCTCAAGGGAAGAAAACAACTGGTAGAAATAAATTTACAcccaaaattatacaaactataaaaattcaaTCAGCAACAACTGAAGTGAGAAGAGGGGTGCCTCAATGATCCGTGCTCGGGGCCGGTGCTCTTCCTCCTCCTCACGAGTGATATGCCAAACTGCCTGGATGATGCCTGTTCTactataatgtatgcagatgacactgtgctTACCATATCTAATAAAGTCAATGAAATGCTCGCAAATAAACACGACTGCATGCTTCAACCAAACTAAACAATACTGCACAAATAATGAcctagtattaaatgaaaataaaaccgtacaaatagttttcaaacacaaaaaacaaaaactacaaacCTAGCACCTCTCCTGGACCTGGAAGTAAGCAATGTGACCAAATATCTAGGCATCACAATTGACTCGAAATTGTCATGGAAGCCCCACATAGACCAACTAAGTAAGAAACTCTCCTCAAGTATCTATGTAATTCGCAGAATTAAACAAGTATGTAGCATGGAGGTAGCCAAAGTTGCCTACTTTGCTCTTTTCGAAACGCACCTAAGATACGGAATAGTATCATGGGGAGGAACAAACAGCGTCCAACATGGGAAAAGATTCTTACtctacaaaaaagagcaattagatgcctAGCAGGACTACATCACCAGGAAAGTTGCCGGGAatcttttaaacaactaaaaattctCACAACAATCTCACTCTACATCCGGGAAAACCATTCTGCATGCAGTCACTTCACAGCAGTTAAGACATCAGGAACTACATCCATATAACacaagaaatgccacaaacttCACCCTGCCCTTACACCACTTAAGCCTCTCTGAGAAAGAAACCCTCATACCAAGGAGCGCTATTTTTCAACCACCTGCCCGATCATCTAAGAAACCAGCCACCTCAGTGTTTCGCGAACCAACTAAAAAAATGGCTGCAAGAAAGGCCCTACTATTCAGAGTCCGAATTCTTGAGCACCTGACTCAGTGCAGCGGAAGACAAGAGCTCCCTCTGGACATCAAACTTTGTATCAACTTTGCATTATATAACTATGACACAAAAACTATttccattgtataaattttactaaccacaacttttgttttatgacgcatgtactattctctatgaatatgtaaataaagaaattgtatattgtctattgtctagtCTGGAGAATGCTGTCTAACTCTGGAATAAAGTATCTCTGTCAGACTTTATGCTAAACTGATAAGTATATTAATCTAATAAAGTAcactttgttattataatattgtgtCTAAGCAAAGAACTGAACATACAAACATTAATATAAGTgctcaatttaaaaattgataaaagcAGTATGGTTATGATGCTCAacgaaaaaaagttatttaattaccTTCATCTATTTTTAACTACAACagggaaaataatataattcttaaaatattacaaatagttttCTGAGTAGCCCtacataacataatatacattataattcattattactttgAATGCCTAATTGAAGTTTACAGAATTTGCTAAGGTTCACACCATAACTCATTTCAACCTCGTGTGTTATGGTATCAAATGTGATAGTTGCATGGTTAAATTTGAGTAATATACTCAACTATCACATTCATCACTTCACTCATCCAGAAGAGCAGAAAAATTGCTAAATAAAGATATTACCATGAAGACTGACACAAATAATCTAATTAATCCAAGATCATTCTGcctctaaaatataaaatgaaatcagctgtttgttgaggatttgattatttttacaactaattcctaaaaaatataaatatctcccAGATTCTTACTCAGTTAAAAACAGATATAATTCTGCAAACTAGATAAAAGATTGTATAGCTCAATAGAATTTGATGTTGTTTCTCAATACTTACAATTTCTTATGACAATTCATGAAGTCAaaggacatattttatttttagtaatatacattaaaaagggtttatttatatgtatggTACAGGATATTTTCCAATTCAAAAATTCTAATCAGAATTAGAATCTGAAGCAGAGTGAGGACAAGGATAAGGTTAGAAAGGAAAGCCTGCCAACAGAGAGGCAAAGGTGAGGGCTGAGGAGTTTTGTTGACATAGAAGATGAAGAGAGTTTTGGGGAGGACTTTGGCATAAAAATCTCTGACAATTTTTAATATGTGAATGTTGgctgaaaaattgcatttaaaattaattaaaacatttatattgcagTGTATATTTGGGTAAAAAAACTAAAGGATAACTGATGATTACATAAAAtccagaataatattaaaaaaatagtaacttCAAGTAACTTGAGTGATTCTCTACAAACAAGAAAAAAGACTGTAAAAAATTGAATACTTACACCAAATTTGCACTATCATAACTTGTGTTGCTTGCTGCTTGTTGAGGGGAATTAGAAGCTATCAGTGGACTAGAAGACATCTTAGGACTAGAAGAAGCCAAAGGCTGAGACTTGGTGAATTGTGTTGCGCTTGATTTGGTTACAACCATCTTTCTTTTTCAGTGATTCTGTAAACCATAGACATATTAACATCTCAAAATCAATAAATTCCTTACAGGACAAAGAAAAGTTCTTCCACAGAAAATGTTTACAGTTATTATTtctatacatacatttaataaactagGGATACATCATCCAACATGGACTGGAACTTTTTCAATGTAACACTATCAACAAGTAAACATAATCTGCGTAATCAAACTCTTTCAATGTAATTGATTCAAAGATGAATAAatagagtatttttatttaatttatcttttaacgTCCACCTTGCTTATTCCAACACCACCAGCTAAATTCTGGACAATTTAGAAGAAAGTGTCTGTGTGAAGGCCCAGCGGTAGTGTTATCAGTCACATATGCTCACTACTGAGCTACAATCCAAACCAAAATGATTGAATACAATGCCAACTGGGGCTTTAAGGCAGTTACTCTTCAGCCTTAACTAATTTTTAGAATGTCACTGAATTCAATCAgtgttttcttataataattgaaactttTTCCTGTCTACTATTGTGTATGGAAAAGTAACAGTTTTAtccataattatattaacaaattttaaagatgGGAACACTCAAGAAAAACTCACCCTTGAAAGCTGTGGCAGACCAATACCTTAcagttaagaataaataataccATATTACCAGTTGGAAAggtattaagaatatatatatatataatatatatatataatatatatatatatatatatatatatatatatatatatatatatatatatatatatatatatatacagggtgtcaattaagtctggaacctcttttttttaaattttttaaaccacaatataaaaaaaaaataccaaagttcacacgtgcttactggtgatagtaacgcacatatctgcccaactaccgaccagataatccctttgggggacggtccacaaggagtcagacaaaattcttaaatagcagcataggtcaagtttggtatcaaattaaaggtcttacttagcagagtacaatgccgcaaaccggacttaaaaaggtggattcattcagtagttatagctatttgaattttaatacaattgaacaatgtaaattgttaagtattacaagtaaacaccaatttttaagtacctgtgatcaaagtaagtgttcaacatgttcccctaccatcgtctggcaatgtcctaggcagttgtaaaagccatccactgcattttgaaggtagtcacgaggaatatcttgagcttcttggactatgagatttcttaggtgcgccaaatttCGAGGCTTTGTACGAtgaactttatctttgaggtatccccaaagaaaaaaatccagcggagataaatcaggggaacgagcaggccactctactgcgccacgtcttccaatccatctgtgaaggaatattgtatccaaccaagtattctctaacaaggagagcaaagtgtggtggcgcgccatcttgttagaaataatttttttgaaattgtcgatcaagagcagcttgtagtgcaggaatgagctcattttggagcattgctagatacgagtcaccatttaaattaccattgataaataatgggcccataatttgatttcctataatacctgcccaaacttTAAgttttctgtggatgctgtgtatgactcaatctgccactttcacattctaacagtagttgtgttattggtaataattattgattcctggcttcgattactacattgtcagatgattgGAGGGGAACATtctgaacacttactttgatcacaggtacttaaaaattggtgtttacttgtaatacttaacaatttacattgttcaattgtattaaaattcaaatagctataactactgaatgaatccacctttttaagtccggttttgcggcattgtactctgctaagtaagacctttaatttgataccaaacttgacctatgctgctatttaagaattttgtctgactccttgtggaccgtccccccaaagggattatccggtcggtaattgggcagatgtgtgcgttactattaccagtaagcacgtgtgaactttggtatttctttctattatggttcaaaaattaaaaaagaggttccagacttaattgacaccttgtatatataatatataattatataatttttaatgatccGTACTGGGCCAAGGATATCAATAAATTCATGCAAGAAGTAGTACTAAGAACCAATAACCTCGATAGACAAGAAGTAGCAactcatatttttgttttctcctCTAAAATCTTGTAGATGCATAAAATATTCACAGAATTATAAATAAGGGTGTGATAAATAACTAGAACACAGACTTGCGAAGGATACATCTGTTGTTCATTATCTCTCCAAGAGCTCATGAAGTTTAATGACCAAGTCCAAGAGTAGATTACCATGCCATTTTAAGTCCATCAGTCCATAGTCTATGTCTCTAATGTTCGCTAGCATGCATTAGTACTGCATTTGTATGatgtgttttacattatattttttgaatttgttttattgtatttaaaaagtttcaaataactatgtaaaaaaatgtactacCTAACTTTTGGTCAATccgtttaaaattgtatttttctatacAATGGActttttttgtatagtaaaaactaattgtaatatGGTTATATTTCTAAGTAGATATTGATGAGAAATGGAAAGAATTTTCAAAGATAACAAAGATAATCTTCTCATACcgaattttgtaatttattctttGGATACaacaatctaaataaaattaccatttatatgTTGACTGTATTCCTATGCAAACTAAAAACTAAGATATCGCAACAGACAGTAAAGTgctatattaaatagttttactatATTAGAGAAGAGTGCAATGGAATAGTGGATGGTGGTGTTTGTTCACGTCATACACTTTCAAATGCACATgagaataataaaatagttacaaaaataagagtataatgaataaataagtcAGAAAAACACAAGTATCTACTAATACACATTTAAGTTTAAAGCAATGAAATACaattaacaaaaacttaacaaCACTTAAATGCAAATCTATTCAAAATGGTCAAATTACACTTGATTCAATACAGGAACTAAATTTTACAATGGGAAATAtgctatattttaatacattaatattaaatatattttattataaagaccCATTCTTATGGTTTGAGAGtgtataaaaatcttaataacaCTCATAATGTTTGCATTTTATAACTTACCCATGTGGTAAGTGAACTTGGTTGCGTTTATGACCAAAGCTGCCTTCCTCCGCAAGCGAGACAATAGACTGTCCTCTGCAGTCTGCTGGTCTGCAGACATTCTGCGAGCAGCTGCAGCTGTGTCAGCATCATGGCTCAACTTATCCCTCAGAGTATAGTAGATCTTGTGATTCTACAGACAACATCTCATACAACACATGTTCAAAATTGACAGTGTTCATCATCTCTCCACAAgaatttatattgcattaaatgttgtatttgttgaataaacacttttttaaagataaataccCATCTTTTAGCCTTAACCTGCCCATTCTCAAAAGACTACAGAAATTCAGAGGGAACTTAACAATTACAGTAAGGGGGGAGAGGGTTTATTACTTATACTACAAATTACTTACAAGcttataaattgaaaaacaaaactaagtGGCTATAATGGTTTACCACCAAGAAGCATCTTCTTAAGAAAAATAACATgctattaataatgaaaactgtccttgttctgttttattttcattatctaATCTACAACTACAATTCTAAATCAATATAattctaacagttttttttttattatacctatTGCTTTATTCTTCTGAGAAAGCTTTGATTGTAAGTAGCTGTAATTAGTGTTTGTAATCAGTAAAACATAAGAAACTTGAAATGAATATTCACCGTCAGTTGGCTTCTGCTAGTGCATGTAAAGCAAGAAGTTTGGTTCAACATGGGCGATCGCAATGAAGTGAGAACTTTTGGAGTATATACTATTCAATGACTGGGATAaagctatttataaaaatgaaatgttactCACCAAAGATCTATTTTATACTTGTGTAGTTGGCTGGTATgtacaagattaaaatatttcatttaaatttaacccttttaaaccccggccattaaatcaagtgatgtgccagaaatcccaagccatttttcagacaaaatgtaagggtttttgtaaaaaattcataactcagttattttttaagatatttaggtaattctttttttgttttacttctttatacacgtagcttacagaaatatacaaataaaattattattttgaaagtaatttttgttacatacatatacatatataacaaagaaataaaaattaaaaaaatttcaagtatgatcatggaaaccatatagataaaaaaatatttgacacaaaaatacccgtTTACTTTATGACATactttaatccttaataaaaggaaacaaaaattataggcctaccttatttacaagtggagtaacatcaatttttgtaaagccgtgtaaatttttctttttgccatttctgggcaaggaaatgtaacaagacctttcaagacctttgaaattcacagtacttaaaataaacataaaaccaaagttatttctgacaaaagaactaaaactgttaataatctaaatttaaaaaaaagttttaaaactatatttacatcagaacaaatgttttcaagatatccatcactcaaatcgtcgtcactaatcacatccacaccatttgcaactaggttactaattagtgtattttcacttacgggagactttgaacgatgtcttttactcattttgaaatcaaacaaataataaactaaactttaactgccgtactttacactgctttaacctaaaactgtgaagaaaacggaatattcacaaccacgtgatatacagctgtctgcaacaagcgtgagcagtcagtcgagacaaactgcaattgctcagtcacagactgacaaaatacgaagtcaaaccattacaaaactaatatatttcgatgcaaaatatctttgtgcacaagtctgtgaaatttcaaagcatttggtgaaaacaggtggccagtaaagtaataaaaagtgcacgtccgcgctaaacggacgtcgggagttgacgccatttttacgacgtccgtatggtgcggacgtcggggttaaatcAGACAATTTGATGTAAGTTTAAATTAGCTATTGACATCTATTTGATTGGTGATAGGGTAACCTTGGCAGTGATCTGACGCTGATGGGAGAGAGTAGCCATCTTGGAAGAGAAGGTGGAGGGAGGCAATGCACCCCAGCTTGGATCCACCCCTAGTCCCTGCAACCGACGTCTCAACAGCTGTTGTAGCTCTTCCCTTAACTGCTGGAGGATCCTGGGGTTTGCTGCTAGCAGATTCTCCATGCTGTCACAATACATTGACCatcgataaattttaaaatgaattcttATAGTTTCAATATTATAGGATgtcaaaaacctttaaaaaaattaattacagttaaaatctttttaaaagtttCTGCAAGTATTTTATCAAGTTAAATGCAATATAAGACCATGTTAGTTGTAAGTCCTATTTCATTTACGTAAAAAGGAATGTTCTTAGTTTATGCTCATTTcacttttcattcaatttcaaaattCTCAAGGTGTTATTTTCACTAATGCCACACCAGCAGCTTAGCTTGTGCATCAACAGCACTTATGCTAAGACTAGGACTTTTTCACTagaattttgtatgtaattatttttgattttactaattattattaaagaatatttttattacaatatacatgACAAAAATGCtggtacaaaatatttactagatgcaaaattaaaatattaatgagtaaaaaactttgattttatagttctgatataatttttacattcttttGATCTTTCCAACAAGTTAGAGCAGCTTGAAATTAAAGGAAAATTGGATATTAGGCATGACAGAATACTCATCAACAAGAAATGCCTCTTAAATAACAGATCTGCAAACATTACAGCAAATGAGAGgacgtattattttattacacaaggGGAGTAGGAACTAAATCTTAAA
The sequence above is drawn from the Homalodisca vitripennis isolate AUS2020 unplaced genomic scaffold, UT_GWSS_2.1 ScUCBcl_7926;HRSCAF=15811, whole genome shotgun sequence genome and encodes:
- the LOC124374335 gene encoding uncharacterized protein LOC124374335; the protein is MENLLAANPRILQQLREELQQLLRRRLQGLGVDPSWGALPPSTFSSKMATLSHQRQITAKNHKIYYTLRDKLSHDADTAAAARRMSADQQTAEDSLLSRLRRKAALVINATKFTYHMESLKKKDGCNQIKRNTIHQVSAFGFF